In a genomic window of Veillonellaceae bacterium:
- the brnQ gene encoding branched-chain amino acid transport system II carrier protein, whose protein sequence is MSSKQISFRDTLAIGLMLFSLFFGAGNLIFPPALGQDAGTNLWPAITGFLLTGVGLPLLGVLAIGFSGSNDSQVLAKKVHPLFAAILTISTYLTIGPLFAIPRTGAVSYEVGIRPFLSGDVATGGLGLFIYTALFFVATCWLALNPSKIVDRVGKILTPALLIVLFLLVIKAFTNPLGMLQAPTGEYANSALLKGFREGYLTMDTLASMVFGIIVINSIKDKGVTDPKRITKVCTVAGLIAVSCLALIYVSLAYLGATGVAAIGQASNGGVILSKVANVYYGSLGNVVLGLSIVFACLTTSIGLVSSCAAFFSQYFPRLSYKKLVFIFSFFSFVVSNVGLTQLISFSVPVLVTIYPMVIVLILLSFLEPLFGGRSAVYRGSMFFTVILSVVDGLNAAGISISAVNSLLSKYLPFFDASMGWVVPAIVGAVLGYIISLVTTGSSPAEEPESV, encoded by the coding sequence ATGAGCTCAAAGCAAATATCTTTTAGAGATACTTTAGCAATAGGCTTAATGTTGTTCTCATTGTTCTTTGGAGCCGGCAACTTGATATTTCCGCCGGCATTAGGTCAAGATGCTGGTACAAATTTATGGCCGGCAATAACCGGCTTTTTGCTGACCGGAGTCGGCTTGCCGTTACTGGGTGTATTGGCAATCGGTTTTTCGGGCAGCAATGATTCTCAGGTATTGGCGAAAAAGGTGCATCCGTTATTTGCAGCCATTCTGACCATCAGCACTTACCTGACAATCGGCCCGTTGTTTGCGATTCCCCGTACAGGTGCAGTTTCTTACGAGGTAGGTATCAGACCGTTTCTTAGCGGTGATGTCGCTACTGGCGGTCTGGGTTTGTTTATCTACACAGCACTCTTTTTTGTGGCAACTTGCTGGTTAGCGCTCAATCCAAGCAAAATCGTTGACAGGGTTGGTAAGATTCTTACTCCGGCTCTGCTGATAGTACTGTTTCTGTTGGTAATAAAAGCCTTCACTAACCCGCTCGGCATGCTGCAGGCGCCGACTGGTGAATATGCTAACAGTGCGCTGTTAAAGGGCTTCCGTGAGGGATATCTTACAATGGATACTCTGGCCTCAATGGTTTTTGGCATTATCGTTATTAACTCAATAAAGGACAAGGGTGTAACCGACCCTAAGCGGATTACTAAAGTTTGCACTGTCGCTGGTCTGATTGCAGTCAGCTGTCTGGCTTTAATATATGTTTCGCTGGCGTATCTTGGCGCTACCGGCGTAGCGGCAATCGGTCAAGCTTCTAACGGCGGCGTGATATTATCTAAAGTAGCCAATGTTTATTACGGTTCGCTTGGCAATGTGGTGTTAGGCCTGTCGATTGTATTTGCCTGCCTTACTACCAGTATCGGTTTAGTTTCTTCTTGTGCAGCCTTCTTCAGTCAGTACTTTCCGCGTTTGTCATATAAGAAGCTAGTCTTTATTTTCTCCTTCTTCAGTTTTGTAGTTTCAAATGTTGGCTTAACCCAGCTAATTTCTTTCTCGGTACCAGTCTTAGTAACCATCTATCCGATGGTAATTGTCCTGATCTTGCTGTCCTTCCTTGAGCCTTTGTTTGGCGGACGTTCGGCGGTATATCGCGGCAGTATGTTCTTTACCGTTATCTTGAGCGTTGTTGACGGTCTGAACGCGGCGGGTATTTCAATAAGCGCCGTTAACTCGCTGCTAAGCAAGTATCTGCCGTTCTTTGATGCTAGCATGGGTTGGGTTGTTCCGGCCATCGTTGGCGCTGTGCTTGGTTATATTATATCGCTAGTCACCACTGGATCGAGCCCGGCAGAAGAGCCTGAATCTGTCTAA
- a CDS encoding FtsX-like permease family protein, with the protein MFWESVKIALNALVSNKLRSILTMLGIIIGVAAVIAMVSIGMGVRDKVQTSIASLGSNLIIVTPGAASSSGVRQAAGTNTTLTLKDAQAIAREVSGVSAVAPSVGKQYQIVAGNMNWTSSVQGTTPEYMEVRNLSVQSGGFISNEDVDSRNRVAVIGATVAANLFTDENPIGRSVRINNAPFTIIGVLESKGQSAGGQDQDDIIIVPLTTAQERMMGITHVQTISIQAADSEVINQVQNDITNLLRSRHRITADKEDDFTVRNLASVMETAQEATASITMLLGAIAGISLLVGGIGIMNIMLVSVTERTREIGIRKALGARYADILLQFLIEAVVIGVIGGVMGIALGVGISFAISSFAGLNTVITAMPIIVAFGFSVGIGLFFGLYPARKAALLNPIDALRYE; encoded by the coding sequence GTGTTCTGGGAAAGTGTAAAAATAGCCTTGAATGCCTTAGTCTCCAACAAACTGCGGTCAATTCTTACCATGCTGGGGATCATTATCGGCGTTGCCGCTGTTATAGCTATGGTTTCAATTGGTATGGGGGTTCGGGACAAGGTCCAGACTTCAATTGCCAGTCTGGGCAGCAACTTGATTATCGTAACGCCGGGAGCAGCGTCTTCGTCTGGAGTACGACAGGCAGCTGGTACCAACACTACCTTGACGCTCAAGGATGCGCAAGCCATTGCTCGGGAAGTTTCCGGCGTCAGTGCTGTAGCGCCCAGTGTTGGTAAACAGTATCAAATTGTGGCCGGGAATATGAACTGGACCTCAAGTGTTCAAGGTACGACGCCTGAATATATGGAGGTCCGCAATCTAAGCGTTCAAAGCGGCGGTTTTATCAGTAATGAAGATGTGGACAGCAGAAACAGAGTAGCCGTAATTGGCGCAACCGTTGCCGCCAATTTATTTACTGATGAGAATCCGATAGGGAGAAGTGTGCGAATTAATAATGCCCCCTTTACGATTATTGGTGTGCTCGAGAGTAAGGGCCAATCGGCCGGAGGGCAGGATCAGGATGATATTATAATAGTTCCGCTCACCACGGCTCAAGAGCGAATGATGGGTATTACCCATGTGCAAACAATCAGCATACAAGCTGCAGATTCCGAGGTCATCAATCAAGTCCAAAATGATATAACCAACTTGCTGCGTTCCCGGCATCGCATTACTGCTGACAAGGAGGATGATTTTACCGTTAGAAATCTTGCCAGCGTAATGGAGACTGCGCAGGAAGCAACAGCCAGTATTACCATGCTGCTAGGCGCTATCGCAGGCATTTCGTTGCTTGTTGGCGGTATTGGCATAATGAATATTATGCTTGTGTCTGTAACCGAGCGAACGCGTGAGATTGGTATCCGTAAAGCATTAGGGGCGCGCTATGCTGATATTTTACTGCAATTTCTCATCGAGGCTGTTGTAATTGGGGTCATCGGCGGCGTTATGGGCATTGCTCTAGGCGTGGGCATTTCATTCGCAATTTCATCCTTCGCCGGCCTAAATACGGTGATTACTGCGATGCCAATTATTGTAGCGTTTGGATTTTCAGTCGGTATCGGCCTATTCTTCGGGCTCTATCCGGCGCGGAAAGCTGCGCTTTTAAACCCGATTGACGCCTTGCGGTATGAATAA